The proteins below are encoded in one region of Mya arenaria isolate MELC-2E11 chromosome 15, ASM2691426v1:
- the LOC128219684 gene encoding uncharacterized protein LOC128219684: MTTVNGEYFPDPSPKPHPRVKPEAESYAERNRGNMERWFDYSGDDGYNSPRPVGRAVTDEGRRNANTNKGCMSDIMGGYADPVPQRTIHPRAVTGEASDIAQQSQGGAMKNLIDNYGNMSVEARHGPKVHGYEAEEYAERNHGTVNKLMDNYGNLTPDHPPPQKLGLGGDVVAERHNGAGMGPLLRMEGQRTQQEGKTGVLHQESQGAGWDETPPAVRTRPEAEGIADKQQSEIVGNLMRGEVAPPTVRTPKQPLQMQESTTPRPQSSPYRTRPEAMTNYQKNQASEMSAIMHGQSSANTPARRNNRMMMKSEDW; encoded by the exons ATGACGACAGTAAATGGAGAATATTTTCCCGACCCCTCACCAAAGCCACACCCTAGAGTCAAGCCTGAGGCCGAGAGCTATGCGGAGAGAAATCGTGGTAATATGGAGCGCTGGTTTGACTACAGTGGAGACGATGGATATAATTCACCGCGGCCTGTAGGAAGGGCCGTTACAGATGAAGGTCGTAGAAATGCCAACACAAATAAGGGCTGCATGTCAGATATCATGGGTGGTTATGCAGATCCTGTTCCACAGAGAACCATACACCCTCGGGCAGTAACAGGGGAAGCATCCGATATTGCTCAACAGAGTCAAGGTGGAGCCATGAAAAACTTAATTGACAATTATGGTAATATGTCCGTGGAAGCTAGACACGGTCCAAAAGTTCATGGGTACGAAGCGGAGGAGTATGCAGAAAGGAATCATGGGACGGTTAATAAATTAATGGATAATTACGGTAATTTAACACCTGACCATCCCCCGCCCCAGAAGTTGGGCCTTGGTGGAGATGTTGTGGCAGAAAGGCACAATGGGGCAGGAATGGGTCCATTGCTGCGTATGGAAGGGCAGAGAACCCAGCAGGAAGGGAAGACTGGCGTACTGCACCAGGAGTCACAGGGAGCAGG ATGGGACGAAACTCCCCCAGCAGTGCGAACACGGCCTGAGGCTGAGGGAATCGCGGACAAACAGCAGTCGGAAATTGTCGGAAATCTGATGAGAGGGGAGGTAGCGCCACCAACTGTCCGTACGCCAAAACAGCCGCTGCAGATGCAAGAGTCCACCACACC TCGCCCCCAAAGCAGTCCATACCGTACACGACCCGAGGCAATGACAAACTACCAGAAGAACCAAGCATCAGAGATGTCAGCCATTATGCACGGACAGTCCTCCGCGAACACACCCGCACGTCGCAATAACCGCATGATGATGAAGTCAGAAGACTGGTAG